In Juglans microcarpa x Juglans regia isolate MS1-56 chromosome 8D, Jm3101_v1.0, whole genome shotgun sequence, the following are encoded in one genomic region:
- the LOC121242284 gene encoding uncharacterized protein LOC121242284: MEQIFEALYCTDDQKVEYATYHLTDMGNKWWKSTRALVQLELGEAVPISWEDFKRIFLDHFFPQTLRESRARQFMDLTQGTMTIAQYATKVMELSRFASYLILDEEKKTEKFKRGLDHRIRERVHTLRIQSFMELVTRAAIAEEDLQENIEYNNQRKR, encoded by the coding sequence ATGGAGCAGATTTTCGAAGCGCTCTACTGCACGGATGATCAGAAGGTGGAATATGCCACTTACCATTTGACTGACATGGGAAACAAGTGGTGGAAGTCGACTCGGGCTTTGGTTCAATTGGAATTAGGGGAAGCGGTCCCCATTTCTTGGGAAGATTTCAAGAGAATCTTTCTAGATCACTTTTTCCCACAGACTCTTCGGGAGTCAAGAGCTCGCCAATTTATGGACCTTACTCAAGGAACAATGACGATAGCACAATATGCTACAAAAGTCATGGAGCTTTCTCGTTTCGCCAGTTACTTAATTCtagatgaggaaaagaagacTGAAAAATTCAAACGTGGACTGGATCATAGGATTCGAGAACGTGTGCATACTCTTAGGATTCAGAGTTTCATGGAGCTAGTCACCCGAGCTGCCATTGCTGAAGAAGACCTCCAAGAAAACATTGAGTACAACAACCAAAGGAAGCGCTAG
- the LOC121243618 gene encoding basic leucine zipper 43-like gives MESNESKGFHDLPHANVLLHFQSLSHTHKHNHILSLLNMQPDEAEHHSLSHASLSRNPESIPFFFTRFFPDSQTHAPLQKLSPNASSDLSNDTTSDKAKDLQQSIINERRLKRMISNRNSARRSRLRKKKQIEGLQYQVQQVQISNQHLSQKLIQLFECNQQILQENAQLREKVSSLQLVLTDVLTPLGRNVEEDTCNANRSTTEI, from the coding sequence ATGGAATCAAATGAAAGCAAGGGATTCCATGATCTACCTCATGCAAATGTCCTTTTACATTTCCAGAGTCTTTCTCACAcccacaaacacaatcacatcTTGAGCCTCCTGAACATGCAGCCAGATGAAGCTGAACACCATAGCCTATCCCATGCAAGCCTATCTCGAAATCCAGAGTCCATACCATTTTTCTTTACTAGATTCTTCCCTGACTCTCAAACTCATGCCCCACTACAAAAGTTATCTCCAAATGCATCATCTGATCTCAGTAATGACACCACTTCTGACAAAGCAAAAGACCTCCAACAAAGCATCATCAACGAGAGGAGGCTCAAAAGAATGATATCTAACAGAAATTCTGCTCGGAGATCGCGCCTGCGGAAAAAAAAGCAAATTGAAGGGCTCCAATATCAGGTTCAACAGGTCCAAATTTCGAATCAACATCTCTCCCAAAAGCTTATCCAACTATTTGAGTGCAACCAACAAATCCTCCAAGAGAATGCTCAGCTCAGGGAAAAAGTCTCTTCCCTTCAACTAGTCCTCACCGACGTGCTAACGCCTCTAGGCCGAAATGTGGAAGAGGACACTTGCAATGCAAATCGATCCACCACtgaaatttga
- the LOC121242286 gene encoding uncharacterized mitochondrial protein AtMg00820-like: MVTRAKYNIHCPLVRSDGTVPWPQAKPSFSLTSSVSSTSTSPSIVPEEPNSFTEASKYPEWRKAMRLEFQALMTNRTWVLVPPSPHYNILASKWILKSKRRADGSLERRKARLVAKGFHQQPGLDYSDTFSPIVKPVTIRLLLSLAVTSNWPLH; this comes from the coding sequence ATGGTCACAAGAGCTAAATACAACATCCATTGCCCTCTGGTGCGTTCCGATGGCACAGTACCATGGCCTCAAGCCAAACCcagtttttctctcacttcctcAGTGTCTTCCACTTCTACCTCTCCTTCCATCGTACCCGAAGAACCCAATTCGTTCACTGAAGCCTCCAAATATCCCGAATGGAGGAAAGCCATGCGGCTTGAGTTTCAAGCCTTAATGACCAACCGTACTTGGGTGCTCGTTCCTCCTTCCCCTCACTATAATATCTTGGCCTCCAAATGGATTCTGAAATCCAAACGCAGAGCTGATGGCTCCCTGGAACGCCGCAAGGCTAGACTTGTGGCCAAGGGATTTCACCAACAACCTGGTTTGGATTACTCAGATACCTTCAGTCCTATCGTGAAACCTGTCACCATCCGTCTACTTCTCTCCCTTGCCGTAACTTCCAACTGGCCACTCCATTAA